The Rhododendron vialii isolate Sample 1 chromosome 8a, ASM3025357v1 genome has a window encoding:
- the LOC131299168 gene encoding glycerophosphodiester phosphodiesterase GDPD6-like isoform X2, with protein MASFGVVAFIFLILLVECYSRPLYPLPSKTDYKNRQPLQTFRPYNIAHRGSNGEIPEETAAAYMRAIEEGADFIETDILSSKDGVLICFHDVTLDDTTDIAEHKEFANRKRTYDVQGVNTTGYFTVDFTLEELKTLRVKQRYPFRDQQYNGKFQIITFEEYISIALDASRIVGIYPEIKNPVLINQHVKWSGGKRFEDKFVEMLKKYGYKGSYLSKDWLKQPAFIQSFAPTSLIYVSNQTDLPKILLIDDVTVPTQDTNQSYWEITSDAYFNYIKNYVVGIGPWKDTIVPVMNNYLQTPTDLVARAHASNLQVHPYTFRDENVFLHFDFHQDPYNEFEYWVNKMGVDGLFTDFTGSLHQFQEWNSPFSGKDGDASTLLHEIARLISKYGKK; from the exons ATGGCTTCATTCG GTGTTGTTGcgtttatttttctgattctcCTTGTTGAGTGTTATTCAAGGCCTCTTTATCCACTCCCTAGCAAAACGGACTATAAAAATAGACAGCCTTTGCAGACTTTCCGTCCATATAACATTGCACATAGAGGTTCAAATGGGGAGATTCCTGAAGAAACTGCTGCTGCATATATG AGAGCTATTGAAGAGGGTGCAGACTTTATAGAAACAGACATCCTATCCTCTAAAGATGGTGTTCTTATATGCTTCCATGATGTAACCCTTGATGATACAACTGATATAGCAGAACACAAGGAGTTCGCAAATCGTAAGAGGACCTATGACGTCCAAGGGGTCAACACAACTGGTTATTTCACCG TTGATTTCACTCTAGAAGAACTAAAGACATTAAGGGTGAAGCAGAGATATCCCTTCCGGGATCAGCAATATAATG GAAAATTTCAGATCATCACCTTTGAGGAGTACATTTCAATTGCTTTGGATGCATCAAGAATTGTTGGGATATATCCAGAAATAAAAAATCCAGTACTTATCAACCAACAT GTGAAATGGTCAGGTGGTAAGAGATTCGAAGACAAATTTGTCGAGATGCTTAAGAAGTATGGATACAAAGGTTCATATTTGTCAAAAGATTGGTTGAAACAGCCTGCATTTATTCAGTCATTTGCTCCAACATCGCTTATTTACGTCTCAAACCAGACAGATCTGCCCAAAATCTTGTTAATTGATGACGTTACAGTACCAACCCAGGACACAAATCAG TCATATTGGGAAATCACTTCGGATGCTTATTTTAACTATATTAAGAATTACGTAGTGGGAATCGGACCTTGGAAGGATACAATCGTTCCTGTTATGAATAACTATTTGCAAACACCTACTGATCTTGTCGCCAGAGCGCATGCCTCCAACCTACAG GTTCACCCATACACTTTCCGGGATGAGAATGTGTTCTTACACTTCGACTTTCATCAAGACCCATATAATGAATTTGAATACTGGGTAAACAAGATGGGAGTGGATGGACTCTTTACAGACTTCACAGGTAGTCTCCATCAGTTTCAGGAATGGAACTCTCCTTTCTCTGGTAAAGATGGTGATGCATCAACATTGTTGCATGAGATTGCACGGTTGATTTCTAAGTACGGAAAGAAATGA
- the LOC131299168 gene encoding glycerophosphodiester phosphodiesterase GDPD6-like isoform X1 — translation MASFVIHSTGVVAFIFLILLVECYSRPLYPLPSKTDYKNRQPLQTFRPYNIAHRGSNGEIPEETAAAYMRAIEEGADFIETDILSSKDGVLICFHDVTLDDTTDIAEHKEFANRKRTYDVQGVNTTGYFTVDFTLEELKTLRVKQRYPFRDQQYNGKFQIITFEEYISIALDASRIVGIYPEIKNPVLINQHVKWSGGKRFEDKFVEMLKKYGYKGSYLSKDWLKQPAFIQSFAPTSLIYVSNQTDLPKILLIDDVTVPTQDTNQSYWEITSDAYFNYIKNYVVGIGPWKDTIVPVMNNYLQTPTDLVARAHASNLQVHPYTFRDENVFLHFDFHQDPYNEFEYWVNKMGVDGLFTDFTGSLHQFQEWNSPFSGKDGDASTLLHEIARLISKYGKK, via the exons ATGGCTTCATTCG TGATTCACTCAACAGGTGTTGTTGcgtttatttttctgattctcCTTGTTGAGTGTTATTCAAGGCCTCTTTATCCACTCCCTAGCAAAACGGACTATAAAAATAGACAGCCTTTGCAGACTTTCCGTCCATATAACATTGCACATAGAGGTTCAAATGGGGAGATTCCTGAAGAAACTGCTGCTGCATATATG AGAGCTATTGAAGAGGGTGCAGACTTTATAGAAACAGACATCCTATCCTCTAAAGATGGTGTTCTTATATGCTTCCATGATGTAACCCTTGATGATACAACTGATATAGCAGAACACAAGGAGTTCGCAAATCGTAAGAGGACCTATGACGTCCAAGGGGTCAACACAACTGGTTATTTCACCG TTGATTTCACTCTAGAAGAACTAAAGACATTAAGGGTGAAGCAGAGATATCCCTTCCGGGATCAGCAATATAATG GAAAATTTCAGATCATCACCTTTGAGGAGTACATTTCAATTGCTTTGGATGCATCAAGAATTGTTGGGATATATCCAGAAATAAAAAATCCAGTACTTATCAACCAACAT GTGAAATGGTCAGGTGGTAAGAGATTCGAAGACAAATTTGTCGAGATGCTTAAGAAGTATGGATACAAAGGTTCATATTTGTCAAAAGATTGGTTGAAACAGCCTGCATTTATTCAGTCATTTGCTCCAACATCGCTTATTTACGTCTCAAACCAGACAGATCTGCCCAAAATCTTGTTAATTGATGACGTTACAGTACCAACCCAGGACACAAATCAG TCATATTGGGAAATCACTTCGGATGCTTATTTTAACTATATTAAGAATTACGTAGTGGGAATCGGACCTTGGAAGGATACAATCGTTCCTGTTATGAATAACTATTTGCAAACACCTACTGATCTTGTCGCCAGAGCGCATGCCTCCAACCTACAG GTTCACCCATACACTTTCCGGGATGAGAATGTGTTCTTACACTTCGACTTTCATCAAGACCCATATAATGAATTTGAATACTGGGTAAACAAGATGGGAGTGGATGGACTCTTTACAGACTTCACAGGTAGTCTCCATCAGTTTCAGGAATGGAACTCTCCTTTCTCTGGTAAAGATGGTGATGCATCAACATTGTTGCATGAGATTGCACGGTTGATTTCTAAGTACGGAAAGAAATGA